One Burkholderia gladioli genomic window, AGCACCTGCGGCACCACGCCGAAGTAGGGCAGGGTCGCGACGACGCGGCGCTCGAGCCCGGCGCGCGCCAGCCCGATCTCGATCGCATTGCGCGCCGCGCCGGTATAGGGCGTGGGCGCCAGGTGCGCCGCCGCCGCGTAGGCTTCGCGGGTGAGCGGCGCGTCGGCCAGCGGGTGCGTGTCGCGCATCAGGCAGACCACCGTGTCCGAGAACAGGCTGCTGCGCACGAAGCGCGGGTCCGGCCGCGGCCAGTTCGCGATCACCAGGTCGAGCTCGCCCGAGTCGAGCGCGGCGGCGTGGTCGAGCGCCGGATTCAGCGAATCGATCTCCAGTTGCGCGAGCGGCGCCGCCTCGCGAAAGCGCGCGATCAGGGTCGGCATGAAGAAATCGTTCAGGTAGTCGGGCGCGGCGATCCGGAAGCGGCGGCGCGAGCTGGCGGGATCGAACTCGCCATGCGGGGTGGCGATGAAGTCGACCTCGCGCAGCGCGCGCTGCGATGCCTCGAGCAGCGAGGCGCCGTATTCGGTCGGCACCATGCCGGACTTGCCGCGCACCAGGATCGGATCGTTGAGGATCTCGCGCAGCCGTCGCAGCGCGGTGCTGACCGCCGGCTGGGTCTGGTTCAGGCGCAGCGCCGCCTGGGTGACGCTGCGCTCCAGCAACAGGGTGCGCAGCACCCGCACGAGCCAGATGTCGAGCGAGGCGGTGCGGCTGTCGGCGGTATCGTCGTCGGGAGGCATCGGCGGGAAGCGGGGGGCGTCGCGCCTACGATACCGGAGCCGCTCGCGCGCGCGGCCAGGCACGCGCTATGCGCAGTATCAGGGCGGCGCGCTTGGGCGCGCGTGCGTCAGTGCCGGCCGGGCGGCAGCGTGCTGATGCGCTTCACTTCCTTCGATTCGAGCCAGTTCGGCGTGCGCGCGCAATACAGCACCATCGGTAGCGCGTCCTCGCCCCAGAACAACTGGCGGTTCATCCAGAAGGTTGGCACGCCGAACACGCCGAGCGCGATCGCGTCCCGCGTATTGCGCTCGAGCTGTTCGCGGGTCTGCGCCGAATCCAGGCGCGGATCGTCGGGCGTCACGCCCACCCGTTCGCAGAGCGCGGCGAACCCCTCCTCGCTGGTCGGGTCGCGCCCTTCGCGCCAGATGAAGCGGAACATCTCGCGCACCGTGGCGAGATCGGCCGAGATCGCCACCGCCAGCCGCAGCACCTGGGTCGAATCGAAGGGATGCGCGGGCGGCATGCGGAACGGGATGCCGAGCTGGTCGGCGCGGAACAGCGCGTGGCGGTAGGTGAACACGCGCTTGGCCGGCACGTCGTACATCGGACGCTGGCCCCAGTGATGCTGCAGCACCGGCAGCGAGACCGGCACCGGCTCGAACGGCATGCTCGGCCACTTGTCTTGCTGCTCGAGCAGCAGGTACGTGAACGGCGACAGGAAATCGTAATACCAGCGCGGCTGGCTGGCGTCGTGGCCCACGGTCATCTAGCAATCTCCTGTGCAAAGGCGCGGGGCCGCTGGGCCCACGAGCCGTCATGGTACGCAATGGCGAGCGCGATTGCAGCAATCGCGGCGGGATGGCCGCTCAGGCGTCGCCCCGTGCCGGGCCCGGCGCGGCGGGGAAGGCCGGCACGGCATCGCGCGCGGGGCCGGCTTGGGAATCGACCGCGGAATCGGCCTCGGGTCCGGTCGTCGTTGCATCCGGCTGCCCGGCGGCGCCCGCCGCGCCGCGCGTGTCGTCCTGCGCGAGCAGGCGCTCGCGCACGAAGCCGATGTGCTCGCGCAGCACGTAGAACTGTCCCGCATAGGCGAGCGGCATCTTCATCCGGTTGACCGAATCCTCCACGTCGTCGAGCTTCTCGAGCAGCACCAGCCGGTCGCGCGGCGACAGCTCGCCCAGCGCGCTGCGCTCCAGCGTGATCAGCGCGCCGTACCAGCGGTAGATCCGCGAGCGCACGCGCCAGCCGTACAGCAGCGGCACGAAGCGCAGGCCCGGGATCAGCACCACCACCAGCGGCACCACGATCACCAGCAGCCGGTCGACCAGGCTCGCCACCCAGAACGGCAGTTGCCGGTACAGGAAGGTCTTGCCCGACTTGTAGTAGCGCGCGGCGTCGTCGGACAGCGGGATGCTGCTGTGCGTGACGGGCGAGGGAAATTCGCCGGCGCGCTGCAGGATCGTCGAATGACCGTGCACCTCGCGCGCGGCCTCGATCAGCAGGTCCGAGAGTGCCGGGTGCAGCGAGTCGCGCGCGATCAGCTCGACGGTCGGCGAGAGCGTATGGATGTTGGTCGAGGGCAGGTTGGTACCGGGGTCGTAGACGCCCATCGGCAGCGTGATGTCGGTCAGGTAGGAAAGCCGGCGCGCATAGGCCTCGGCCTGGGCGAACGAGTAGAAATGGATGCCGGGTGCGCGGAACAGCTTGGCCATCACCGGGATCTGGGTCGAGTCGCCGGACAGGAAGGCCGCGTCGATGCGGCCGTCGAGCAGGGCGTGGGCGGCATCCTCGCCGGCCAGCGGCAGCAGGTTGGTGGCGCCGCCCGGCACGATGCCGTTGAGCTTGAGCAGGGCCAGGCCGAGCTCGTGCGAGCCGCTGCCGTCGGGGCCGAGCGCGAGGCGCTTGCCGCGGAACTGCGAGAGCCGCTCGATCACCGGGCCGCGGTAGAGGATCGCGATCGGCACGTAGCCGACGCTGCCCAGCGACACCAGTTGGTCCGACTGCCCCTTCTGCTCCACGCCGCTCTGCACGAAGGCGACGTCCACGTGCTGGGCCGGATCGAGCAGGCGCTGCAGGTTCTGCGCCGAGCCTTCCGAAGGCAGCACCTCCAGCGTGATGCCGTTCTTGGCGAGGATGTGCTTGTACTTCTGCGCGGCTGACCAGTTGGTGCTGCCGGGCGGGCCGGCCGAGAGCGTCAGGTGGGTGGGCGGGGCCGGCTGGATCAGCCGGATCGCGAGCCAGATCGCCGCGGCGCCGAGCAGCAGCGCGGGGCCGAACGACATCGCGAGGTCGCGCCACGACACCGCGACGAAGCGGGCCAGGATCCGGTGCGGGCGACGGGAGCGGGGCGAACGGTCGTTCATCGGCTTGGATGCGGGGGCGGGATGGCGCGACGCGTCGCGGCGCGCCGGAATGGCTGCGATGGTACCCGAGTTCGCCGGCGCTGCGGCACGCCCGTGGCGGGATTCGGGAAGGTCCGGATGGCCCGGCGGGGCGGGGTTGATCCGGAGCGCAAATCCTTTGCGCTTCGCGTGCCGCTGGATTACATTGTGCGTCGCAGCCGCACCCTGTCCGTCGCGGCGCGACCCGGCGTGAAATTCGAGCAGACCGGGCGCGCGTCGGAGCCGGTCCGGCAGTCCGGCCCGCCGCGCGCGCGCCGGGCGAACGCAGCGCCTCTCGCATGCTCCGTGAAAACGTCGGCCGACGGCATTCGTCGCCGGCCGTTGACTGGGGGTAGTGCGGCCGCCTTTTCGGTGCGGCCGTTTCCGGAATCACAAGGAGAAAACATGAAGTCGATCGTGTGGAAGGCACTGGGTAGCGCGGTGGTGGCAGCGCTGGTTTGCGGCAATGTCTATGCGCAGGCGAGCGATGCCGCCGCCGGCGCCTCGACGCCGGCCGCCGCGAAGGCCGCCAAGAAGGCGGCGCGCAAGGACAACCGCAAGCTCGGTTACGCGGTGCGCAAGGCCATCACCAAGGCTGGCGGCATCGACGTGTCGAACATCACCGTCCGCTCGAAGGGCGGCGCGATCTCGCTGCAGGGCACGGTGCCCGACGCGTCGCAGATCGACAAGGCCGGCGAAGCCGCCAAGGGCGTGGCGGGCGTCACCTCGGTCGACAACAAGCTGACCGTGCAGCAGCAGTAAGCCTCCCGCGCGGGGCGGCCGGGCCGCTCCGCCTGCGCATCCGGCGCCGTGCCCGCCTGGGCGGGCGCCGGCTCTCATTCAGGCCTCGGCCTTCCCTGCAGTTTTCTTCCCGCGTGGATCCCCTCGGGGCGCAGTACCCGCCCACGCTTCCCGCCTGGTTTCCCCTCGCTTCCGTCCCGCCAGCCTTTCGCTTGCCCGCGGACGTTCGCGCGCCTTGCCGCCTGCCGTGCCTGCCTCAGGACGTCACCAGCTTGAGCCCGACCAGCACCAGCGTGGCGGCCAGCACGTTGCGCAGCAGCCGCTCGGGCGCGCGCGCCGACAGATGGCTGCCGGCCACGATGCCCGGCAGGGAGCCCAGCAGCAGCGAGACCAGCATCGACCAGTCGACCGAGCCGAGCAGCCAATGGCCCATTCCGGCCACCAGGGTGAGCGGCACCGCGTGCGCGATGTCGGAGCCGACGATGCGCGTGGTCGCGAGGGTCGGGTAGAGCAGCAGCAGCACCGTCACGCCGATCGCGCCGGCGCCCACCGAAGTCAGCGAGACCAGCACGCCGAGCACCACGCCGGTCAGCACCGTCAGCGCGATGGTGCGCAGCGGATTGGGGGCGAGCGCGTGGCGCGAGGCGAAGGCGGCCAGCTGCGGGCGGAATACCAGCGCCACCGAGGTCAGCAGCAGCGCGGCGCCCAGCACCACCTCGATCAGCCGGTTGGTGGAGGCCGCGCCGAAGCCGTGCGCATGCAGCATCCACAGCGTCACGGCGGCGGCCGGCACGCTGCCCGCCGCGAGCCGGCCGGTGATGCGCCAGTCGACCGTGCCCTTGGCGCCGTGCACCAGGGTGCCGGTCGCCTTGGTGGCGGCCGCGTAGAGCAGGTCGGTGCCGACCGCGGTGGCCGGATGCACGTTGAACAGCAGCACCAGGATCGGCGTCATCAGCGAGCCGCCGCCGACCCCCGTCAGGCCGACCAGGAAGCCGACGAACAGGCCGGAGACGGTGTACAGCAGATCGATATGGGGAAACGACATCGGCGGGGCTCGGAAGGTTGTGCGCGGGTCGGAACCCGGCATTGTCTCAAAACTGGCGCGTCAGCGTGGGAATCGCCGTCGCGGCGGCGGGGCCGGACCCGCATGCGCGCGCCGTGCATCGTCGCGGCCGGCTGCTATGCTGGTTTGACGATCGTCGCGGGAGGGCATCTCGATGGACCGTCTGAGCGCCATGGAAACATTCGTCGCCGTCGTCGAGGCCGGCTCGTTCGCGGCGGCTGCGCGCCGGCTCGGGCTCGGCCCGGGCGCGGTCTCGCGGGCGGTGGCGGGGCTGGAACGGCAGGTCGGCGTGGCCCTGCTTTCGCGCGGCCCGCGCGGGCTCGCGCCGAGCGAGGCCGGCCAGCATTATTACGAGCGCGCGCGCCGCCTGCTCGACGACGCGCAGGAAGCGGAGCAGGCCGCGCGCGGCGTCGGCGGGGGCCTGACCGGGACGCTGCGGGTGCTGGTGGCGGGCAGCTTCGCGCGCCTGCACGTGCTGCCCGCGATCCAGGGGTTCCTCGACGATCATCCCGATCTCACGGTCGAGCTGCTGCTCGACGAGCATCGTGCCGACCTGGCTGTCGAGCGCGTCGACGTCGCGTTGCGGATCGGCCATGCCGCGGGC contains:
- a CDS encoding BON domain-containing protein translates to MKSIVWKALGSAVVAALVCGNVYAQASDAAAGASTPAAAKAAKKAARKDNRKLGYAVRKAITKAGGIDVSNITVRSKGGAISLQGTVPDASQIDKAGEAAKGVAGVTSVDNKLTVQQQ
- a CDS encoding sulfite exporter TauE/SafE family protein; this encodes MSFPHIDLLYTVSGLFVGFLVGLTGVGGGSLMTPILVLLFNVHPATAVGTDLLYAAATKATGTLVHGAKGTVDWRITGRLAAGSVPAAAVTLWMLHAHGFGAASTNRLIEVVLGAALLLTSVALVFRPQLAAFASRHALAPNPLRTIALTVLTGVVLGVLVSLTSVGAGAIGVTVLLLLYPTLATTRIVGSDIAHAVPLTLVAGMGHWLLGSVDWSMLVSLLLGSLPGIVAGSHLSARAPERLLRNVLAATLVLVGLKLVTS
- a CDS encoding TAXI family TRAP transporter solute-binding subunit: MNDRSPRSRRPHRILARFVAVSWRDLAMSFGPALLLGAAAIWLAIRLIQPAPPTHLTLSAGPPGSTNWSAAQKYKHILAKNGITLEVLPSEGSAQNLQRLLDPAQHVDVAFVQSGVEQKGQSDQLVSLGSVGYVPIAILYRGPVIERLSQFRGKRLALGPDGSGSHELGLALLKLNGIVPGGATNLLPLAGEDAAHALLDGRIDAAFLSGDSTQIPVMAKLFRAPGIHFYSFAQAEAYARRLSYLTDITLPMGVYDPGTNLPSTNIHTLSPTVELIARDSLHPALSDLLIEAAREVHGHSTILQRAGEFPSPVTHSSIPLSDDAARYYKSGKTFLYRQLPFWVASLVDRLLVIVVPLVVVLIPGLRFVPLLYGWRVRSRIYRWYGALITLERSALGELSPRDRLVLLEKLDDVEDSVNRMKMPLAYAGQFYVLREHIGFVRERLLAQDDTRGAAGAAGQPDATTTGPEADSAVDSQAGPARDAVPAFPAAPGPARGDA
- a CDS encoding LysR family transcriptional regulator — protein: MPPDDDTADSRTASLDIWLVRVLRTLLLERSVTQAALRLNQTQPAVSTALRRLREILNDPILVRGKSGMVPTEYGASLLEASQRALREVDFIATPHGEFDPASSRRRFRIAAPDYLNDFFMPTLIARFREAAPLAQLEIDSLNPALDHAAALDSGELDLVIANWPRPDPRFVRSSLFSDTVVCLMRDTHPLADAPLTREAYAAAAHLAPTPYTGAARNAIEIGLARAGLERRVVATLPYFGVVPQVLLQSDLIFTTTRRFATHYAQMLPLVIAEPPIPFPRIQCYQLAHPQPDRPTDLAWLRALVQSVSDSLTAARKPRQPRSSRAKA
- a CDS encoding 2-hydroxychromene-2-carboxylate isomerase gives rise to the protein MTVGHDASQPRWYYDFLSPFTYLLLEQQDKWPSMPFEPVPVSLPVLQHHWGQRPMYDVPAKRVFTYRHALFRADQLGIPFRMPPAHPFDSTQVLRLAVAISADLATVREMFRFIWREGRDPTSEEGFAALCERVGVTPDDPRLDSAQTREQLERNTRDAIALGVFGVPTFWMNRQLFWGEDALPMVLYCARTPNWLESKEVKRISTLPPGRH